The sequence AGCCAAAGTCGGCAAGACCCTGCCCGTCATCATCGACGAAGTAGGCGAAGCTGACGAAGACGGCGACATTGGCGCAACCGGCCGCAGCCAAGCCGACGCACCCGAAATTGACGGCAATGTCTTCCTCCGCAATGTGCCAGGCACCCTGGCAGCAGGCGACATCGTCAACGTCGAAGTCGAAGAAGCCGATGCGCATGACCTGTTTGGCGTGATATCCTGAAACGAAGCTCGTCTCGCACCGTTGTGACACTATGACCGTCAAAATTTCCGTCCGGCTGCTATTTGAGCTCTCAGAGCCAACCGACACTATGCTTCAATTCGAGGCAGCGGCCATTCCGGAACAGCAGATCCTTTCCACCGAGACACGGCTTGGAAAGGTCGAACATTGCGCCCGTGTTCCTGCGCAAGACGATATCGGCGAGCGGTTGATGCTGCGGTTAACCGGCAAGCAAGCGGTGGATTATGACGCGATTGTCAAAGTTGATCGTGAACTACCTGAGCTTACAACGCTCGCCGCACTTAAGCCGCATGAACTCCCGGGCGAAGCAATCCAGTATTTGCTCGACTCGCGCTATTGCTTGGCGGACAAATTCCGTTCGTTCGTCGATACGGAATTCGGCCAGTTTGAAGGTGGCGCGCAGATCGCAGCGATGCGTGACTGGATCGAAGAACACTTCACCTATGCGCCCGGCAGTTCAACCGGAGAGACGACCGCTCTCGATACGTTCATCGAGCGGCGCGGAGTGTGCCGGGACTACGCCCATGTCATGGTCACCTTGGCCCGCGCTGCAGGCATACCCGCGCGATATTGCAGCGTTTACGCGCCCGGCGTCGAACCGCCCGATTTCCATGCTGTGGCCGAAGTCTTCCTCGCCGACGCGGACGGCGGTGGCGGGACATGGCAACTCGTCGATGCGACCGGCATGGCTGACTCACATGAAACGGTGAAAATCGGTGTGGGCCGCGATGCCGCCGATGTCAGCTTCATGACAACCTTTGGAATGGCCGACCTCACCTATCAGACGGTTTCTGTCACCACCTGACCCCCAGATCGTGCATTCGTATTAAACGCGCAGTCTGCGTGACTTTTTCGCCCTCAGCGAATAGCCATCGTCGTGGAAGTTTCCGGAGGCTCCACGCGCATGAATTTTACAGCTGACCGACTGCTCTTGTTTGGGGCCACAGGCGACCTTGCACAGCGCATGCTGCTGCCGTCGCTTTGCGCGCTGGAGGCCGACGGGCTGCTGAACCCAGACCTGAAGATCATCGGCACGGCACGTTCTGACTTGGATGATGCCGGTTTTCGGAACTTCGCACGCGAGGCGCTTGAGAAGTTCATGCCCGATGATCGGCGCGGCAGTGTGGCGCAGTTCCTCAACCGCCTCTCCTATCAGCCACTCGA comes from Altererythrobacter sp. ZODW24 and encodes:
- a CDS encoding transglutaminase family protein encodes the protein MTVKISVRLLFELSEPTDTMLQFEAAAIPEQQILSTETRLGKVEHCARVPAQDDIGERLMLRLTGKQAVDYDAIVKVDRELPELTTLAALKPHELPGEAIQYLLDSRYCLADKFRSFVDTEFGQFEGGAQIAAMRDWIEEHFTYAPGSSTGETTALDTFIERRGVCRDYAHVMVTLARAAGIPARYCSVYAPGVEPPDFHAVAEVFLADADGGGGTWQLVDATGMADSHETVKIGVGRDAADVSFMTTFGMADLTYQTVSVTT